A portion of the Lacibacter sp. H375 genome contains these proteins:
- a CDS encoding serine hydrolase domain-containing protein, producing MKKIHGLVLTFFALHCAFAQTLSPIVKQHNGFNYQRLAQIDTILKNYQDQNWLVGAVVIIVKDNQVVYYKGSGYANRLSKTKMQADAIFRIMSQTKAITSFAIMQLLERGKLSLDQPISDFIPEFKNPKLIKSYNASDTSYTTTPAKREITFRDLLTHTSGIGYPASGSDTMRAIYAKNNIPSGLGYFKGNALATMKEVAALPLKHNPGSKYTYGLSTDVLGCLVEIISGESLETYFHKNIFEPLGMKDTYFNVPSTKAGRLPTVYTEDENNQIIEWSSTFRNIDPRYPLFRKNTFSGGSGLSSTAFDYSIFLQMLLNGGRYNGKQILGRRTVELMLSPQLADNVFGDNNFCLGFEYTTEKTANLKMQNKGSFSWGGYYGSYYWADPKEKLICLIMTQHTPNSHINFVSQITNSIYGSLK from the coding sequence ATGAAAAAAATACATGGTTTGGTTTTAACCTTCTTTGCTTTACACTGTGCCTTTGCACAAACGCTTTCACCAATAGTAAAACAACATAATGGGTTTAATTATCAACGGTTGGCGCAAATTGATACCATCTTGAAAAATTATCAGGATCAAAACTGGCTTGTTGGAGCTGTTGTAATTATAGTTAAAGACAATCAGGTTGTTTATTATAAGGGAAGTGGATATGCAAATCGTTTGAGTAAAACAAAAATGCAGGCCGACGCAATTTTCAGGATAATGAGCCAGACCAAAGCCATTACAAGTTTTGCAATTATGCAGTTACTTGAGCGGGGAAAGTTAAGCCTCGACCAACCTATTTCAGATTTTATACCTGAGTTTAAAAACCCAAAACTGATCAAAAGCTATAATGCTTCTGATACAAGCTATACAACTACTCCGGCCAAACGTGAAATCACTTTTCGGGATTTGTTAACGCATACATCAGGCATCGGCTACCCAGCCTCAGGGTCCGATACGATGAGGGCTATTTATGCTAAGAATAATATTCCATCTGGACTTGGTTATTTTAAAGGAAATGCATTGGCCACGATGAAAGAAGTAGCAGCGCTGCCTCTAAAACATAATCCCGGATCAAAATATACTTATGGCTTAAGTACTGACGTTTTAGGATGCTTAGTTGAGATAATCAGCGGAGAGTCGTTAGAAACTTATTTTCATAAGAATATTTTTGAACCACTTGGCATGAAAGATACCTATTTCAATGTGCCGTCAACAAAGGCCGGAAGGCTTCCCACCGTTTATACGGAAGATGAAAATAATCAGATCATTGAATGGTCGTCCACATTTAGAAATATCGATCCCAGGTATCCGCTCTTTCGAAAAAATACTTTTTCAGGTGGATCAGGTTTATCTTCCACGGCTTTTGATTATTCCATATTTCTCCAAATGCTGCTAAATGGCGGCCGATATAATGGTAAACAAATATTGGGAAGGCGTACAGTAGAATTGATGTTAAGTCCTCAGTTGGCTGACAATGTATTTGGTGATAATAATTTTTGTCTTGGGTTTGAATATACAACCGAAAAAACTGCAAACTTAAAGATGCAGAACAAGGGTTCTTTTTCATGGGGTGGTTACTACGGTTCATACTATTGGGCCGATCCAAAAGAAAAACTCATTTGCCTGATCATGACCCAGCATACACCCAATTCTCACATAAACTTTGTTAGTCAAATCACAAACAGCATTTACGGAAGTTTGAAATAA
- a CDS encoding LacI family DNA-binding transcriptional regulator, with protein MSKLTIKTLAKELGLSIATVSKALKDSHEISAETKKKVLAMAEQLNYVPNPYASSLRKQKSKTIAVILPEVADNFFSLAINGIQAVAVQKNYHVLIYLSHESFEIEKAVVNHCYSGRVDGVLISISSETTDAEHIQKLQNENIPVVFFDREFESLKAPKVITNDYESGYLSAKLLLEKGCKHPVFLSTSLSLSICSKRAAGFAAALSDAGLQTEDYQYVIDCTGTQEMIFEQVKELLQQHNEIDGIVASVERLAMQIYMVSLSGHINIPKDLKVVAFSTLETAPILNPSLTTITQPAFEIGKSAAEVLFTMIEKKKHTITADTTVMLPSTLIERDSTMLKA; from the coding sequence ATGAGTAAGCTTACAATTAAGACCCTGGCAAAAGAACTTGGCCTTTCTATTGCAACTGTTTCGAAGGCGTTAAAAGACAGCCATGAAATAAGTGCAGAGACCAAGAAAAAAGTATTGGCAATGGCGGAGCAATTGAACTATGTGCCCAATCCATATGCCAGCAGCTTACGTAAACAAAAAAGTAAAACCATTGCTGTTATTTTACCTGAAGTGGCTGACAACTTTTTCTCTTTAGCCATCAACGGCATACAGGCAGTGGCAGTTCAAAAGAATTATCATGTGCTTATTTATCTTTCGCACGAAAGTTTTGAGATCGAGAAAGCAGTAGTGAATCATTGTTACAGTGGCCGTGTTGATGGCGTGCTGATTTCTATCTCAAGCGAAACAACGGATGCAGAACATATTCAGAAATTACAAAACGAAAATATTCCGGTTGTTTTTTTCGACAGGGAGTTTGAAAGTTTAAAAGCCCCTAAAGTAATCACCAACGATTATGAGAGCGGTTATCTTTCAGCAAAACTGTTACTGGAGAAAGGATGTAAGCATCCTGTTTTTCTTTCTACTTCACTTTCCTTATCTATTTGTAGTAAACGGGCAGCAGGTTTTGCTGCGGCACTTTCAGATGCAGGGTTACAGACAGAAGATTATCAATACGTGATCGATTGTACGGGAACACAGGAAATGATCTTTGAACAGGTGAAAGAATTACTGCAACAGCACAATGAGATCGATGGTATTGTTGCATCGGTAGAACGCCTGGCAATGCAGATCTATATGGTGAGCCTTTCAGGACACATCAATATTCCAAAAGATCTGAAAGTTGTTGCGTTCTCTACACTTGAAACAGCTCCCATCTTAAATCCATCACTCACCACTATTACACAGCCAGCTTTTGAAATTGGTAAAAGTGCAGCTGAAGTTTTGTTCACCATGATCGAAAAGAAGAAGCATACCATTACAGCTGACACGACTGTAATGTTACCCTCAACATTAATTGAACGTGATTCAACCATGTTGAAAGCTTAA
- a CDS encoding inositol oxygenase family protein, which yields MSKNNFEAVPLNNLDEWEDDLLRRYPDPEAIATAKSTEEYRNYEEPARDTVKEFYRLNHTYQTYAFVQEKRKEFLQFNKKEMTVWDAFDFLNQLVDDSDPDTDLDQLQHLLQTSEAIRRDGHPDWMVLVGLMHDMGKVLCLFGEPQWAVVGDTFPVGCAYSDKIVFPEYFSANPDFNDPVYQTKHGVYEPNCGLRNVDMSWGHDEYVYHMLKGHIPEEGLYMLRYHSFYAWHREGAYDHLLDDHDRNMLKWVQLFNPYDLYSKSPEPPDWKKLRPYYEELVAKYLPAKIKF from the coding sequence ATGAGTAAAAACAACTTTGAGGCAGTGCCGCTCAATAACCTTGATGAATGGGAAGATGATTTGCTCAGGCGCTATCCCGATCCCGAAGCTATTGCCACCGCAAAGTCAACTGAAGAATACAGGAACTATGAAGAACCGGCAAGGGATACGGTAAAAGAGTTTTATCGCTTGAATCATACTTACCAAACCTATGCTTTTGTGCAGGAGAAACGTAAAGAGTTTCTTCAGTTCAATAAAAAAGAAATGACGGTTTGGGATGCGTTTGATTTCCTTAATCAATTGGTTGATGATTCTGATCCGGATACAGATCTTGATCAGTTACAGCATTTGCTTCAAACATCAGAAGCTATCCGTCGTGATGGCCATCCTGATTGGATGGTACTTGTTGGTTTAATGCACGACATGGGAAAAGTGCTTTGTCTTTTTGGTGAACCACAATGGGCTGTGGTGGGAGATACCTTCCCGGTTGGTTGTGCGTATTCCGATAAAATTGTATTCCCGGAATATTTTTCGGCCAACCCCGATTTCAATGATCCTGTTTACCAGACAAAGCATGGTGTATATGAACCCAACTGTGGTTTGCGCAATGTAGATATGAGTTGGGGACACGATGAATATGTGTATCATATGCTGAAAGGTCATATTCCTGAAGAAGGATTATACATGCTCCGTTATCATTCATTTTATGCATGGCATCGGGAAGGAGCGTATGATCATTTATTAGATGATCATGATCGCAATATGTTGAAATGGGTACAACTCTTTAACCCTTATGACCTCTATTCAAAAAGCCCTGAGCCACCGGATTGGAAAAAACTGCGACCATATTATGAAGAACTGGTTGCAAAATATCTGCCGGCAAAAATCAAATTTTAA